A region of Chitinophaga horti DNA encodes the following proteins:
- a CDS encoding right-handed parallel beta-helix repeat-containing protein — protein MKRLRLFLLAVGILSQFRVYATEIHVSPKGSDTNPGTLERPLATPAAALRQARELRRLHDPSIQGGIHIILHDGIYRVYEPVWLRPEDAGTPESPTFIRAAAGEKPVISGGQSITSWKKLTSTVSGLPSIARGKVWIADVPYGDVHADGFRQLWVNGEKAIRARDRNGDSMNRILNWHKPAETCVIPFPKALAAGNLDGLEMCIQQWWAIAYLRIRKADVRGDSAVLHFYQPESKLQSEHPWPAPWLSKETGNSPFFLSNAIQLLDEPGEWYYDTKARRLYYWPKAGQDLASSEIIAPVRETLLRITGTAENPVANVTISGIAFQHTGWMRPSREGHVPLQAGMFLLDAYKLHTSGTPAKAGLENQAWIGRQPGAVELSYAHRINIKDCRFEHLAGTGLDLEKGTQYDTITGCLFRDIAGTGIQAGVFSDPAFETHLPYDPADERELCSHVLLTNNLITSVANEDWGCVGISAGYVRNIHILHNEVNEVPYSGICVGWGWTKAVNAMRNNIVRANKVHHYAKHVYDVGGVYTLSAMPGSVISENYIDSIYKAPYPHDPNHWFYYYLDEGSGYITVKNNWSPSEKVMRNANGPGNVWENNGPAVADSIKSAAGLQPAYQHLLKAIKPAATGQAVHH, from the coding sequence ATGAAACGATTGCGTTTATTCCTGTTGGCCGTAGGTATACTGAGCCAATTCCGCGTATATGCAACTGAAATCCACGTTAGTCCGAAAGGTTCCGACACGAACCCCGGCACCCTGGAACGCCCGCTGGCTACACCTGCGGCAGCATTACGGCAGGCCCGGGAACTACGGCGCTTACATGATCCTTCAATACAAGGTGGTATTCACATTATTTTACATGACGGCATTTATCGTGTATACGAGCCCGTTTGGCTGCGCCCTGAAGATGCCGGTACACCGGAAAGCCCGACTTTCATTCGCGCGGCCGCTGGCGAAAAGCCCGTCATCAGTGGCGGACAGTCCATCACCAGCTGGAAGAAGCTGACAAGCACTGTATCCGGATTGCCATCCATTGCCCGCGGAAAAGTATGGATAGCCGACGTTCCTTACGGCGATGTACACGCAGATGGTTTCCGCCAGTTGTGGGTGAACGGAGAAAAAGCCATAAGGGCGAGAGACCGCAATGGCGACAGCATGAACCGTATTCTTAACTGGCACAAGCCGGCAGAAACCTGCGTGATCCCGTTCCCGAAGGCGCTGGCAGCGGGCAATCTGGATGGGTTGGAGATGTGCATCCAGCAATGGTGGGCCATCGCTTACCTGCGTATCCGCAAGGCAGACGTTCGGGGTGACAGCGCCGTGCTGCATTTTTATCAACCCGAAAGCAAACTACAAAGTGAACATCCCTGGCCGGCACCATGGCTATCAAAGGAAACGGGTAATTCTCCGTTCTTCCTGAGTAATGCCATCCAATTGCTGGATGAGCCGGGCGAATGGTATTATGATACGAAAGCCAGACGTCTTTACTACTGGCCGAAGGCAGGGCAGGACCTCGCCTCCTCTGAAATAATCGCGCCCGTCCGGGAAACGCTGCTGCGCATCACCGGCACGGCTGAAAACCCGGTAGCGAATGTGACGATCAGTGGCATTGCGTTCCAACATACAGGCTGGATGCGCCCATCCCGTGAGGGCCACGTGCCGCTGCAGGCGGGGATGTTTTTACTGGATGCCTATAAACTGCACACATCGGGTACTCCCGCAAAAGCCGGCTTAGAAAACCAGGCGTGGATTGGGCGCCAGCCTGGCGCGGTGGAACTGTCGTACGCACATCGCATCAACATCAAAGATTGCCGCTTTGAACACCTGGCAGGCACTGGCCTGGACTTGGAGAAAGGCACCCAATACGATACGATTACCGGCTGCCTGTTCCGCGACATCGCCGGCACCGGCATACAAGCCGGCGTATTCTCTGATCCCGCCTTCGAAACGCACCTGCCATACGATCCTGCAGATGAGCGTGAGTTGTGCAGTCATGTGTTGCTGACGAACAACCTGATCACCTCCGTCGCGAATGAAGACTGGGGCTGTGTCGGCATCAGCGCAGGTTATGTACGCAACATCCACATCCTTCATAATGAAGTAAACGAAGTGCCGTATTCCGGCATCTGCGTCGGTTGGGGCTGGACGAAAGCCGTGAATGCGATGCGGAATAATATCGTGCGTGCGAATAAAGTCCATCATTATGCGAAACACGTGTATGATGTAGGTGGGGTGTACACGCTCTCTGCCATGCCCGGCAGCGTCATCAGCGAAAACTATATCGATTCCATTTATAAAGCACCTTACCCGCACGATCCCAATCATTGGTTTTACTACTACCTCGACGAAGGTTCCGGTTACATCACCGTGAAAAACAACTGGAGCCCGTCCGAAAAGGTAATGCGCAACGCGAATGGGCCGGGTAATGTGTGGGAGAATAACGGTCCGGCAGTGGCAGATAGCATAAAATCCGCTGCGGGATTGCAACCTGCGTATCAACACCTGCTAAAAGCAATAAAGCCGGCCGCCACGGGCCAGGCAGTTCATCATTAA